In Truepera sp., the sequence ACGGGCGTGCGCACCAGGGCCATCTCGAGACCACGCCGCGTGCTGACCACGCACCGCGTGCCGAGGCCGGGGGCGGATGGGGGCGCCTCCATGTAATGAATGGTCGGGCCGTTGTCGAACTTCACACCGATGCACTCGGGCATGTTTCTGGACTCCTTCGGGTGGTGCTCCCGCGAAGCGGCCGGCTCGCGGTCCGGGCGGGGTCGGGCGGTCCACTAAGGGTTGCAGCATTCTACGGCTCGGGCGTGGGTCGGCCGGTCGCCCTGTTGCACCGCACGGGCAACCGGGCCGAAGCTCCTGCGGTGTTCGGGGCAGGGCCCGAGCCTGGCGAGGGCCCGCAGGTGCTCCTTCACGCCGTAGCCCTTGTGCCTTTCCAGGCCGTAACCCGGGTGGTCCACGGCCAGCCGCGCCATGTGCGCGTCACGAACCGTCTTGGCCAGCACGCTCGCCGCCGCCACCTGGAAGCTGCGCGCGTCGGCCGCAGCCACGGCAAGTTCGGGTAACTGCAGACCGAGGCGCAGGTAGTCAGTCACGAGGCCGTCGGGCCGGGGGTCGAGGGCCTCGAGGGCGCGCCGCGCCGCGAGCTTCGTGGCCACCAGGACGTTGAGCGCATCGACCTCGGCGGCGCTGGCGAAGCCGACGGCGAACGCCACCGCCTCTGCCCGCAGCCGTTCGGCGAGTTCCCGCCTACGGGGGGCTGAGAGCGTCTTGGAGTCACGGTAGGGAAGCGCCTCCCCGCCCCTGCGGAGGATGACCGCCGCGGCGACGACGGGGCCGCAGAGCGCCCCTCGGCCCGCCTCGTCCACGCCGGCCACCAGGCGAGAGCCTTGCCGCCAGAGTTCCTCCTCCAACGACCAGTCGGGGGCCTCGAGCCGGCTCAAGCGCCGGCTGGGATGACGTCCGCTACTTGCGCGGGCAGCGTGAAGTAGAAGGTGCTTCCGCGGCCGATCTTGGACTCCACCCAGATGCGGCCGCCATGTTTCTCGACCGCCAACTTGCAGAAGGTGAGGCCCATGCCGCTGTCGTAGCGGTCGTGGATGGTGTGTCTGGACTGCTCGAAGGCGTTGAAGATGCGCTTCTGGTCGCTTTCGGGGATGCCTTCGCCATCGTCTCTCACGCTCAAGACGGCGTTGTCGTCCTTGACCCACGCGCGGAAGTCGATGTAGCCGCCGCGCCGCGTGTGCTTGATGGCGTTTGCCATGAGGTTGGCCAATATGCGCCTGAGGAGCTTCGGGTCGCCGATCACACGCTCGGCCTCGGGCCGCACGAGGAAGCCGAAGTGTCTGTCCCGGGGGCCGCCGCTCACGTCGCCGAGCGCCGCCTTCGCCAGCTCCGTGAGGCTGGGGATGGTCTCGGGGTGATACGGCATGTGCCCCTCCTTCATGCGCCTGACGTCGAGGATGTTGGCGGCCAGGTTGAGGAGGTGCTGCGATTCGCTTCGGGCCAGGCTCAGGAGATCCTCTACGGTGGCGTCGCCGCCCTGCCCGCTCAGCATCTCGAGGCTGTGGTCGAGCAGCCCCATGACGCTGGAGATCGGGCTCTTCAGGTCGTGCACGAGCATATGGATGAGGTCGTCCTTCATCCTTTCGCTCTCCTTGTAAGCCTGCTCGAAGCGCCGGGCCTCCTCGAAGGCCTTGCGCATGGCGCTCTCCGCACGCCTACGTTCGAGGAGCCTGGAGAGGTGCGCCTTGACCACCGACTGGCGCGTGGGAAGCGTGATGTAGGCGTCCGCGCCAACCTCGACGACCCGCGTCTGGAGTTCGGCGTTAGGCGGACCCAGGTAGACGAACGGGATCTCCTCGAAGCCCTTGCGCCGCCTCAAGATCGTCACGAGCTCAAGGTTCGGCACCCGCTCCGTTAGTCCATGGTCGAGGATCAGGGCGCTGGGTACGTTCTCGCCGCGTGTGTCGTACAGGAGCTGTTCGACGTCGGTGTAGACGCGCCCGGCCAGGCCGACTTCCTCGACCACCGACAAGAAACCGGTGGCACGTTCCTCCGTGAGGGTGGCGATGAGCGCCCAGTTGGCGGCCTCGGACATCGGCTCAGCTTATCAGTGATACCGGTGCCACACGACGTGAATTCCATCCGACCGGCCGCTGCCCATGGCGCTTGGGCGGCCGCCTAGCCGCTACCGGGGGGCGCACCTGGCGCTGCTAGCATGCGCGCAGTGAGCGAGCCTGCCATGAACCTACTGGGCCTGCACCTGGGCCATCCCTGGTTGTTGCTGGCGGCCCTCCCACTGCTGGCGTTCGCGTACCTCACGCGCCGAGGCGGCTGGTGGCTTCGCGGGCTGTCGTTCGCGGCCTTGGTGGTCGCCCTGGCCCAGCCCTGGTGGGTCACGCCCGGGGGCCGGCTGGCGGTACTGGTCGACGTATCGGATTCCGTGGCCGGCAACGCCCTCGCGCAAGCGCGCCAACTGGATCTGGCCGCCCTCGGGCCCAGCGCCCAGGTAGCGTACGTCGCCACCGATACGACCTTCGTAGACGACCTTCGGGCGCGGGTGCCGCGGGGCACGGCCACCGATTCCACCGACCTCGCGCGAGCTCTGCAGGTGGCCGTGGCCAACGGCGCGTCGCGCATCCTGCTGGTGTCCGACGGCGTCACCCCCGAGGACGCTCTGCTCGCCAGCCTCCCCGCCATCCCGGTGGACGTCGTGCCCGTGCGCTCGGCGGAAGACGTCCGCGTCGTCCAGCTGCTGCTCCCCCAGCGGGCGGCGCCCGGGCAGCGCTTGCAGGGCACGGTCATCGTGCGCTCCGACAGGGCCACGCCGGCAACGCTTCGGGTGAGCGTCGGCGGCACCCTTGGCGAGGAACGTCAACTCGACCTGACGGAGGGCGAGAGCGCGGTCACCTTCGAGTTCGGCGTGCCCGGCACCAACTCGGGGGGCGCCGTCAGCGTGGGCGTCGACCTGGCGGTGCCGTTCGAGCAGCCCCGCGCGAACGATTCCGCGGACGGCCTCGTGACGGTGGAGACCAGGCCGCCGGTACTCGTCCTCGACGACCCGGCGGCGGCGCGGCTGCTGCGGCTACAGGGGTTCGACGTGGTGGAGGGCGGGCCCGACAAGCTCGCGTTCCCGCTCGCTTACAGCGCGGTGGTGCTGCGCGGCTCGTCCAGCCGGTTCACCACGACGCAGTTGGACCTCCTCGCCCGCTACGTGCGTGACGGGGGCGGGTTGCTCATGACCGGCAGCCCCGAGTCGTTCGGTTTCGGCGGTTGGTACCGCACCGCCGTCGAGGACGTGCTCCCGGTAACCACCGACTTGCGCACGGAAGTCGCACTGCCGTTGGTTGCGATGGTGATGGTCATCGACAGGTCGCAGTCGATGGCCAGCGGGCGTCCGTCCCGGCTCGACCTCGCCAAGGAGGGCGCCGCACAGGTGGTAGACCTGGCCTACGACCAGGACCTGCTGGGCCTCATCGCGTTCAGCGACGGGCCCGGCACACGCTGGGTCTTCCAACTCAGGCCCGCCACCGAGCGCGGCAAGCGCGAGATGGCCGCCGGCATCTACGCGCTCGACACGGGCGGCGGCACCGTGCTGGAGCCCGCCTACCGCCAGGCGCTCGACGCCCTCGAGGGAGTGGACGCCGCCGTGAAACACGTGATCATCCTCTCGGACGGTCAGCTCTACGACCAGAGTCCCTTCGGCGGCGGCGGCACCGATTTCGGGGCCATGGCCCAGGAGGGCCTCGCTGCCGGCATCACCACCTCGACCATCGCGATAGGAGAGTCCGCCGACTTCGAGCGGCTCTCGGCCATCGCAGTGGCGGGTGGCGGGCGCTACTACGCGGCGCTCGACGCCAGCGGCCTGCCGCGCATCTTCACCAACGAGGCGCTCACGGCCACCCGCGCCCTGCTGATAGACGAGCCCACGGTGCCCAAGCCCAGACCCAACCCGCTGTACGACTTCCCGGCCGACCTGCCGCCCATCTCGGCGTACGTTGCCACGAGCCTCAAGTCGGACGCGCAGCTCCTCCTCTCGGGCGTCGACGACGAGCCCATCTTGGCTACGTATCGGTCCGGCCTCGGGCGCACCGCGGCGCTCACCACGGACCTCAACGCCTGGACCGGCGCGCTGGGCTCTTGGCCCGACCTGCCCGGCGCTTTCGGCACCATCGTCCGGTGGCTCCAGGCGCGCCCCGACGGCATGGCGGCAAGTGCCGTGCGCGACGGCAACTTCGTCAGGGTCACGCTCGACGCGGTGCGCGACGGCGAGTACCTCAACGACCTGCAGCCCACGGCCCGCTTCGGCACGAACAGCGCGTCCTTGGAGCAGGTCGCTCCCGGGCGCTACCAGGGGCTGGTGCCCTGGCGCGGGACGGCGGGCTCGGACGTGGTCGTCTCCGTCGGCAGCGAGCTAGTGTCGAGGGCGCGCGTCAGCGGGCCGGACCCCGAGTACGCCAACGTGGACGGCGCCAGACTACTCACCAGCGTGGCGGAGCGCACGGGTGGCTCCGTGGTCAATCCAGAGACCTACCAGCCGGTCCTCGGCACCGTGAGGCGAGCCGTGTGGCAGTGGCCGCTGGGGGCGGCGGTGGCGCTCTTCACGGCCGAGCTGCTACTGCGGCGTAGGCGGGTCTGGGTGGCCGGTAGAGCGCACGGCCCCTGATTGGCCGTAACCTCGACCGGGCGTCCTGTTCAACCGGCGTCGTCGTCGGCCTCGGAGCCCTGGCCGGCGGGCTCGAACGGCGCGTCCACGTCGACCTTCATCACCTCTCGCAGCACCGCCGTAGCGTAGGCGCCCTTGGGCAGGTCGAAGCCCACCTCGAGAGCGTCACCGCGCAGGCCGACCGTTTCGTTGCCGAGCAGCACGCGCGTCGCGCGGCGGTCCCCGCGGCGAGCGCCGAACTGCGACCACCTGAGCCCGTAGCGCTCCAAGATGAGCGCCTCCACCTCGCCGGCGCGGCCCGTGCCGGGCTTCACCTTGCGGCCGTGCAGTGGCAGCGTGGCGCTGATCTCCAGTCGCTCGGCCCTGGGCGCCTCCGCCTCGGCATCGGTGACCAAGAAGGTGCCGCCCGTGTCGTGTTTTCGCGCCCAGTCCCCGTCGACGACCGTCCGGTACCAGCCGCGCTCGACCCTCTCGGCCAACACGGCGTTGAAGAGGAGCGACTGGAGCGCCGAGACGAAGAAGCGCTTCAAGTGGTGCCCGCCCGGTACGCTCTCACCAAGGACCACCTTGAGGCCGTCGTAGGCGTTGGCGCCGAAGCGTCCGAAGCGTTGCGGGCCGAACCAGTTCGGCGAGCCCCGCTCGGCCAGCGCCGCGAGGACGGCCGCTGCCCGCGTGTCCGCCCCGGGGCCGACACCCTGGATGGTTATCTCGAACCGGTTACCCTGCAGGTGCCCGATGCCCAGCTTGTTGCGGTGGTAGCTCTCCTCGAGGATGCGCACCCCCGGTAGCGCCGCCAGTTCCGCCACGGCCTCGGGGTAACGCTTCGGCAGCGACAGCCACTGCACCGTCACCGCGGCCTTGTCCTTCAACCCCGCTACGCCGATGGCGTTCTGCTCGACCCCGCCCCGCTGGAGGGCGGAGACGAGGTCGCGGGTGGTGAGCCCCCGCTTCTCGACCAGCAGGTAGCGGTGAGAGCCGCTACCTTCGGGCAGGTAGGCCGGCAACTCGGTCACGAGGAAGTCCTCGGGCGTGGTGCGGATGACGCCGCCGCTGCCCGCAAGGTCGGCCGTCACCAGCGGCACGGAATCCCAGGTGAAGGTGAATCGTTCGCGCTTGTCGTCTACCCTGCGGTCATCCGCGCCGGCCCGCCATGCCGGCTCGCCTTGACCGTCGGTCACGCCCTTCCCCGCTTGCCACGACCGCGGCGCTGCATCCGCTCGAGCATCATCCCCCTCGCCAGCTCGAACCGTTCACGCAAGGAGTCCGCCTCCAGCAGCGTCTGCTTCGCGGAGGTCGGCACCAAGATGTTGGCGCAGACGAACGATGCCTGGTAGAAGGGGTCTTCCGGGACGTGCTTGTCTATCTCCTTGCCCGCCTCGCCGCTGAAGCGGGTGCCGGCGTAGGCGCGGAAGGTATCGAGGGCGTCCCACGCCGCGATGGCCTCCTCGTTCGGGTCGCCGCGGTATAGCGGCGCGGGGCGCTCCTCGGCGTAGCTCAGGGGCCTACTGCCGCCGGTGCGTTCGTCTACCTCGACTACCGTCTCGACCTGGACGCGCGTACGCTCCTGGCCGTGAACGAGCAGGTCGAAGGTGCCGTCGGGGTTCTCCTCAGCCGAGAGCACGTGGACGACCGTGCCGTAGCCCGCCATCCGCGGCGCCAGGTCGCTGATCGAGGGCCGCTCCTCGGCGTAGGCGATGATGAAACGCTTCGGCTCGTCCTCCTGCGCCAGCACTTCCCTGACGAGCCGCTTGTAGCGCTCCTCGTGGGCGTGCAGGGGGACGGTCATGCCTGGGAAGACGACGACGTCCAGTGGGAAGACGGGCAACGTGCTCATGCCTGAACGGTACCAGTTGAGGGCGACGGTGAGTGACGCGCAAGGTGCTGGGGCGGGCCGTGGGGCAGGTGATGGGGCCCGGCGCCGTCCCCGGCGCGGGGCCCCGGTTGGCGGAGCCGACGGGATTTGAACCCGCGACCTTCTGCGTGACAGGCAGATATGCTAACCGCTACACTACGGCTCCACGCGAGGCGAGTGTACGTGAGGCACGAACCCGGGTCAAGCCGCCGCAAGCGCTCCGGGCCGCCGCCCGACACCGAAGATCGCGCCCCCGGTAACGATGAGCAACCCCGCAGCCAACCCGATCCAGGGCCACGTGGCCCGGCGGGCGATGAAGGCGACGAGGGCGGTGAACGCCTCGGGGTTCTTCCACAACGACTTGGCTGCGAACACCAGCAGTGGCTGGCGTGCCAGCAACGCCTTACCCCCGCGGCGGGCCGCCAGCCTCAAGCCCGGCGCGCCGCGCACCAGGGCCTTGGAGTACAGCTCGGCGTCCGCCAGCCGGGTGGCCGACTTGCCGCCCCACTTGAGGCCCAGCAGGGGGCTTCGAACCTCATCCACGTAGCGCACCAGCGCGGCGAGTTCGTCCGCATCGTCGGCGTAAGCCAAGACCTTGGTGGCGCGCGCCGGTCCGACCTTGAGGCTGATGCGCCCGGCGTCCGTGAGCATGCCGCCGAGTGGCTTCCAGGCACGCTGGCGCACGAGCCTGACGACGCTCTTCGCCAGGCGCTCGCCCAGCGACCCGACGCGCCGCGCCGCCTTGAGCAGGGCCACGCCCGCGTCGACCTGGGGCGTGAAGGTCAGTGCTATGCCGGCCGCCGATAGGGCCGCCAGCACCTCGTCGGTCTCCTCGCCGCGCAGCCACGCCACGCCTTGCCGCGTGAGGTCGCGCACGTCGCCGAAGACCACCACGTCGCTGGCGACGGCGCACGTGATGCCGTAAGCGTCGTCGCCCACGCCGGTCCAGACGCCGCTCAGGCAGCGGCCCAGCCTGGCGCCGAGGTGGTCGAAGCCTTGCCGGGCGTTCGCCAACTCGTCGACGCAGCCGCCCGCCTCGGCCAGTTCCATGGCCACCGTCAGCTCGCCCGCGCGGGTTGCGCGTTCCGCCTCGGCGCAGTAGGGGTATGGCGGCAGGGCCTCGATGTACGGCCCTTCCAGGGCGATCCACGCCTTGGCGCCCACCAGGGCCAGGGCGATCACGATCAACGCCGATCCGATCAGGCGGCGAAAGAAGCGCCTCATGCCTTAGCTCGAAGGGCCGCCATCGACCACCGTCACCAGGCCAGCCCAAGGACGATCCCCAGCAACATGACGGGGCCCACCACCATGTTCACGTTGAACGCCGCCAGCACGGCCCCGACGTCATGGCGCGCGAGCGCTACGTGCTCGCCGAGGAGCACGCAGGCGGTAAGCCCGAGCGCCGCCCAGTACCCGGCGCCAAGCGGCGCGAAGAGAGGCACCGCCGCCAACGCGAGCACCGTGACGACGTGGGCGCCGGCCGCGGCGCGCAGCGCTGCCGGGACCCCGAAGCGCGCGGGGACGCTATGCACGCCGTTGCGCAGATCGAATTCGAGGTCGAGGACGCCGTAGACCACGTCGAAACCGCCGATCCAAGCAGCAACGCCGAGCCACAGCAGCCAGGCCACGGCCGTGAACTGGCCGCTCACGGCTATGTACCCGCCCGCGGCGGCCGCGCCGATGGTGACGCCGAGCCAGAGGTGGCAGGCCCACGTGAAGCGCTTGGTGTACGGGTAGGCGATCAAGAAGGCCACGGCCACGGGAAGCAGAACCAAGGTCAGCCGGTTGAGGAGGGCAGCGGCCACCGCCAACAGGGCGAGGCTCACGAGCGTTACGACCCAGGCGTCGCGTTCGGTCAGTTTCCCCGTTGGGATCTCACGGCCAGCCGTTCGTGGGTTCAGCGCGTCGAGCCGGGCGTCGATGCCGCGGTTGGCGGCCATGGCCGCGGTGCGTGCGCCGATCATGGCGAGGGTGACCAGGCCGAACGCTCTCCAGCCCGGCCAGCCACCGGCGGCCAGGAGCATGCCCCCGTACGCGAACGGCAGCGCGAAGAGCGTGTGTTCGAACTTGACGAACGACAGTAGCGTCGCCAGCGCCGAGCGCGACTTCGTGGCGAGAGGCGCGGTCAATGCTGTTTGGCGGCTTCCTTGATGGCGTGAGTGGAGAAGCCGATGCTCGGCAGGTGATCATGGACCTCGCCCGTGAGGATGGTCTCCACGAGCTCGGCGAGGTTCGTGCCGCCGATGGCCACGCGCATGCCCAACTCGTCTTGCACCTCGCTTCGGGTGCGGTCGTCGAGCATGGTCTCGGTGCCGTACTTGAACATGTTCGGTGACAAGAGAAGCAGGTCGGCCTCCCCCTTCTGCACTCCTGCGATGATGTCGCGGCCGGCCAGGAGCCCCGCCACCGTGGTGACCTCGCCGAAGGTGCGGTTGGTGATGGCCCGCACCTCGAGCTCCAGACCCTCCACGCTCGCAAGGGGCGCCAGCGCCTCGCTAAGCACCGGCGCGAACAGGCGCCCGGTGGCCAGGAGCACGCGGCGCGGTCGTTCCAACCGTTCGGGCGGTTCTACGGCCATGCCCCGCGCCAGGAAATCACGGACCATCCCAACGCCGTTCTCGAGCATCGCGTAGCCCTCGTAGGCCTCGTCCTCGGGCAGTGGCAGGCCGGCGCGGATGTAGAACTCGTCGGAGGCGAACACGAAGCGGGTGCCGCGCTCCGCCAGCATGCGCTCCTGAAAGCGCTGGACGCGCTCGATCACGTCGGCGGCCTGCTCCGGCGTGTACGGCGCCAGGTCGGTGAGATGGCCGCGGTGGCCGGTGAGGCCGACGGGCACGGTGGCCGCCGCGAGGACGTTGGGCCGCGAGGCGAGGTACGACAGCGTCTCGTCCAGGTCGTCGCCGTCGTTGCGGCCCGGCAACAGCACCATCTGGGTGTACAGCTCGATGCTCTCCAGTCGTTCGATCATGCCGCGGACGCTGACGGCCTCCTCGAGCGGCACCTTGTTGGGCCACCAGTTCATCAGCTCGGCCCGCTTCTGCTCGTTGGCGGTGTGCACGCTGACGTAGAGCGGGCTCAGGTTCTCGTCCAAGATGCGCCTCACGTCCTCCTCGCGGAGGTTGGTGAGGGTCACGAAGGAGCCGTAGAGGAACGAGGTGCGAAAGTCGTCGTCCATGATGTAGAGGCTCTTGCGCATCCCCTTGGGCATCTGGTGGATGTAGCAGAAGTCGCAGTGGTTGGCGCACAGCCTGATGCCGTCGAAGATGACGTCGTCGAACTCGAGCCCCGGCTCCTCCCAACCGACCCTGAAGACGGCTTCCTTGCCGCTGGTCGGCTCCCGAAGTTCGAGGGCGGCGTCGCCGCCTTCCAGTTCACGCCGGTACGCGAGGATGTCGGGGATCGGCTTGCCGTTCACCTTGTGAAGCTCCCAGCCCTCGCGTACTCCGGCCACAGCGGCCGGCGAACCGGCCGCCACGCCCCGCACGCGAGCGGGGGTGATCTCGACGGGCCGGGGATCTTTGCGGCTAAGGATGACTCGGGGCATGACGGAGCACTTTAGCAGACGGAGCGGGCGTCAGCCGTGGCCGGCCCGACCGACCCCCGTGAGCGGCGTGACTACCGGGTTCAGATGTGATCGTCGTGGCGCTCACGCCTGGGGTGCGCAGAGTAGGGCGAGTGGCTATCCACCACGAAGCCGTGAACCGGCGAGGTGCTCTCGAGTCGAACGAAGTCCCCGACCGCCAGCCCTTGGGGGCGCTCGCCGAGGACGCCGACCACGAGGGGCGCGCCGGCATCGACCACGACGATCTTGTCCTCGATCGCGATCACGGTGCCCCGCGCCTCCAAGCGGCTGATGCCTGCGGCGGCCAGTTCGGGCGGGCCGCCGCCGGGTTCCAGCTTCTCGAGGTCGTCGGTGATCGGGTGGATGATGGCCAGCTGCCGCCCAGGACGCGAGATGTAAGGCCCGGTGCGTTCGAAGAGTTGCAGGAGCGCGT encodes:
- a CDS encoding ribonuclease HII, producing the protein MSRLEAPDWSLEEELWRQGSRLVAGVDEAGRGALCGPVVAAAVILRRGGEALPYRDSKTLSAPRRRELAERLRAEAVAFAVGFASAAEVDALNVLVATKLAARRALEALDPRPDGLVTDYLRLGLQLPELAVAAADARSFQVAAASVLAKTVRDAHMARLAVDHPGYGLERHKGYGVKEHLRALARLGPCPEHRRSFGPVARAVQQGDRPTHARAVECCNP
- a CDS encoding HAMP domain-containing sensor histidine kinase; translated protein: MSEAANWALIATLTEERATGFLSVVEEVGLAGRVYTDVEQLLYDTRGENVPSALILDHGLTERVPNLELVTILRRRKGFEEIPFVYLGPPNAELQTRVVEVGADAYITLPTRQSVVKAHLSRLLERRRAESAMRKAFEEARRFEQAYKESERMKDDLIHMLVHDLKSPISSVMGLLDHSLEMLSGQGGDATVEDLLSLARSESQHLLNLAANILDVRRMKEGHMPYHPETIPSLTELAKAALGDVSGGPRDRHFGFLVRPEAERVIGDPKLLRRILANLMANAIKHTRRGGYIDFRAWVKDDNAVLSVRDDGEGIPESDQKRIFNAFEQSRHTIHDRYDSGMGLTFCKLAVEKHGGRIWVESKIGRGSTFYFTLPAQVADVIPAGA
- a CDS encoding VWA domain-containing protein produces the protein MSEPAMNLLGLHLGHPWLLLAALPLLAFAYLTRRGGWWLRGLSFAALVVALAQPWWVTPGGRLAVLVDVSDSVAGNALAQARQLDLAALGPSAQVAYVATDTTFVDDLRARVPRGTATDSTDLARALQVAVANGASRILLVSDGVTPEDALLASLPAIPVDVVPVRSAEDVRVVQLLLPQRAAPGQRLQGTVIVRSDRATPATLRVSVGGTLGEERQLDLTEGESAVTFEFGVPGTNSGGAVSVGVDLAVPFEQPRANDSADGLVTVETRPPVLVLDDPAAARLLRLQGFDVVEGGPDKLAFPLAYSAVVLRGSSSRFTTTQLDLLARYVRDGGGLLMTGSPESFGFGGWYRTAVEDVLPVTTDLRTEVALPLVAMVMVIDRSQSMASGRPSRLDLAKEGAAQVVDLAYDQDLLGLIAFSDGPGTRWVFQLRPATERGKREMAAGIYALDTGGGTVLEPAYRQALDALEGVDAAVKHVIILSDGQLYDQSPFGGGGTDFGAMAQEGLAAGITTSTIAIGESADFERLSAIAVAGGGRYYAALDASGLPRIFTNEALTATRALLIDEPTVPKPRPNPLYDFPADLPPISAYVATSLKSDAQLLLSGVDDEPILATYRSGLGRTAALTTDLNAWTGALGSWPDLPGAFGTIVRWLQARPDGMAASAVRDGNFVRVTLDAVRDGEYLNDLQPTARFGTNSASLEQVAPGRYQGLVPWRGTAGSDVVVSVGSELVSRARVSGPDPEYANVDGARLLTSVAERTGGSVVNPETYQPVLGTVRRAVWQWPLGAAVALFTAELLLRRRRVWVAGRAHGP
- a CDS encoding tRNA pseudouridine(13) synthase TruD, translated to MTDGQGEPAWRAGADDRRVDDKRERFTFTWDSVPLVTADLAGSGGVIRTTPEDFLVTELPAYLPEGSGSHRYLLVEKRGLTTRDLVSALQRGGVEQNAIGVAGLKDKAAVTVQWLSLPKRYPEAVAELAALPGVRILEESYHRNKLGIGHLQGNRFEITIQGVGPGADTRAAAVLAALAERGSPNWFGPQRFGRFGANAYDGLKVVLGESVPGGHHLKRFFVSALQSLLFNAVLAERVERGWYRTVVDGDWARKHDTGGTFLVTDAEAEAPRAERLEISATLPLHGRKVKPGTGRAGEVEALILERYGLRWSQFGARRGDRRATRVLLGNETVGLRGDALEVGFDLPKGAYATAVLREVMKVDVDAPFEPAGQGSEADDDAG
- a CDS encoding LON peptidase substrate-binding domain-containing protein; the encoded protein is MSTLPVFPLDVVVFPGMTVPLHAHEERYKRLVREVLAQEDEPKRFIIAYAEERPSISDLAPRMAGYGTVVHVLSAEENPDGTFDLLVHGQERTRVQVETVVEVDERTGGSRPLSYAEERPAPLYRGDPNEEAIAAWDALDTFRAYAGTRFSGEAGKEIDKHVPEDPFYQASFVCANILVPTSAKQTLLEADSLRERFELARGMMLERMQRRGRGKRGRA
- a CDS encoding UbiA-like polyprenyltransferase, yielding MTAPLATKSRSALATLLSFVKFEHTLFALPFAYGGMLLAAGGWPGWRAFGLVTLAMIGARTAAMAANRGIDARLDALNPRTAGREIPTGKLTERDAWVVTLVSLALLAVAAALLNRLTLVLLPVAVAFLIAYPYTKRFTWACHLWLGVTIGAAAAGGYIAVSGQFTAVAWLLWLGVAAWIGGFDVVYGVLDLEFDLRNGVHSVPARFGVPAALRAAAGAHVVTVLALAAVPLFAPLGAGYWAALGLTACVLLGEHVALARHDVGAVLAAFNVNMVVGPVMLLGIVLGLAW
- a CDS encoding DUF512 domain-containing protein, coding for MPRVILSRKDPRPVEITPARVRGVAAGSPAAVAGVREGWELHKVNGKPIPDILAYRRELEGGDAALELREPTSGKEAVFRVGWEEPGLEFDDVIFDGIRLCANHCDFCYIHQMPKGMRKSLYIMDDDFRTSFLYGSFVTLTNLREEDVRRILDENLSPLYVSVHTANEQKRAELMNWWPNKVPLEEAVSVRGMIERLESIELYTQMVLLPGRNDGDDLDETLSYLASRPNVLAAATVPVGLTGHRGHLTDLAPYTPEQAADVIERVQRFQERMLAERGTRFVFASDEFYIRAGLPLPEDEAYEGYAMLENGVGMVRDFLARGMAVEPPERLERPRRVLLATGRLFAPVLSEALAPLASVEGLELEVRAITNRTFGEVTTVAGLLAGRDIIAGVQKGEADLLLLSPNMFKYGTETMLDDRTRSEVQDELGMRVAIGGTNLAELVETILTGEVHDHLPSIGFSTHAIKEAAKQH